One Sinobacterium caligoides genomic window carries:
- a CDS encoding GNAT family N-acetyltransferase: MVEVSVFKEGDETLWDAFVTCANNGTLFHTMKFLRYHPPTRFDNHHLMFHRADSLVAVLPGAIVGGQSYQSPCGASYGGLVLDKGLGLEDCIAIIEALVEYCTELGLKDIELTGVPRDYWCSYDDHLDYGLLYHGFQCQSTVLNYVIDLRLDAVEETFSKNIRRDIRQNIRRGVSVQRGELDELDVFYQMLRDNKAKNHAVATHSEEELRHLVRHFPATIEIYFARLEQECIGAIVLFHCNDNAALTFYICHREAFSSFCPATLLIAHLTELCKARGCRALDLGPSTWPDMTLHEGLIHYKQRFSARGMRRDSWKLSL, translated from the coding sequence ATGGTGGAAGTCTCGGTGTTCAAGGAGGGGGACGAGACGCTTTGGGATGCCTTCGTCACTTGCGCCAATAATGGCACGTTGTTCCATACGATGAAGTTCCTTCGCTATCATCCGCCGACACGTTTTGATAACCATCATTTGATGTTTCACCGTGCAGATAGTCTGGTCGCTGTTTTACCTGGGGCAATTGTGGGCGGGCAGAGTTATCAGTCGCCTTGCGGTGCATCGTATGGTGGTCTGGTTCTTGATAAGGGGCTTGGTTTAGAGGATTGCATTGCCATCATCGAGGCACTTGTTGAGTATTGCACGGAGCTAGGTTTGAAAGATATCGAGTTGACGGGGGTGCCACGAGATTACTGGTGTTCATACGATGACCATCTTGACTATGGTCTGTTATATCACGGTTTTCAGTGCCAGAGTACGGTGCTTAACTATGTCATCGATCTTAGGCTTGATGCTGTTGAAGAAACATTTAGTAAAAATATTCGTCGAGATATTCGCCAAAATATTCGCCGAGGGGTAAGCGTGCAGAGGGGGGAGCTGGATGAGCTGGACGTGTTCTATCAGATGCTGCGCGATAATAAAGCCAAGAACCATGCTGTTGCGACACACTCTGAAGAAGAGCTGAGGCATTTAGTGCGACATTTTCCCGCGACGATTGAGATCTATTTTGCCCGCCTAGAGCAGGAGTGCATCGGAGCTATTGTACTGTTTCACTGTAATGACAACGCGGCGCTTACTTTCTATATTTGTCATAGGGAAGCGTTTTCGTCATTTTGTCCGGCAACGTTGTTGATTGCTCACCTGACAGAACTCTGTAAGGCCAGAGGCTGTCGTGCGTTGGACTTGGGGCCAAGCACCTGGCCAGACATGACCTTACATGAAGGCCTTATACACTATAAACAACGGTTTTCAGCCCGCGGGATGCGCCGCGATAGCTGGAAACTCAGCCTTTAG
- a CDS encoding class I SAM-dependent methyltransferase yields MWKEDVLVDQKGYRLIDGIYSRGEVIGNSNVDKMLLAPGTDFHSRVRVPGSQSYFDCAVVYHYLERLFKGFSAKTVLDVGCGDGRVTTWLLENTAANIVAVDCSLDSLRRLQRRYLAQSEGYERRVLLLQCNVVDIPLRENSCDFVWAFESLYYLLEDYQRGINELSRILTDQGLLANCDRDYEYGLIYELLNKGPEALLAADKTKLMPEPGEEGDLQARLLTRREIRQALKANELYVMAESPVPAISVMVSYLNSRGLFVDEIQRYSAEMVSLFLKLLPETAFCKSTIFWSSKSQRGAPF; encoded by the coding sequence GTGTGGAAGGAAGATGTTTTAGTCGACCAAAAAGGCTATCGCCTTATTGATGGCATCTACAGCCGTGGTGAGGTTATCGGCAATAGTAACGTCGACAAGATGTTGTTGGCTCCAGGAACCGATTTCCACTCACGGGTGAGGGTGCCGGGTAGCCAAAGTTATTTTGACTGCGCTGTTGTTTATCATTACTTAGAGAGACTGTTTAAAGGTTTCAGTGCGAAGACTGTGCTCGATGTCGGCTGTGGCGATGGTCGGGTGACGACGTGGTTGTTGGAAAATACAGCGGCGAATATCGTCGCTGTTGATTGCAGCTTGGACTCATTGCGTCGGCTACAACGTCGTTACTTAGCGCAGTCTGAGGGTTATGAGCGCAGGGTACTTTTACTGCAGTGTAATGTGGTTGATATACCTTTAAGAGAAAATAGCTGTGATTTTGTCTGGGCCTTTGAGTCACTTTATTATTTGTTAGAGGATTATCAACGGGGTATCAATGAGCTCAGCAGGATTTTGACTGATCAAGGCTTGCTGGCTAATTGTGATCGGGACTACGAATACGGGCTGATCTATGAGCTGCTAAATAAGGGCCCAGAGGCTCTGCTGGCAGCAGATAAAACAAAGTTGATGCCGGAGCCGGGAGAAGAGGGAGACTTACAGGCGAGACTATTAACTCGACGAGAGATCCGCCAGGCTCTCAAGGCGAATGAATTATATGTGATGGCTGAGAGTCCAGTGCCTGCGATATCTGTGATGGTCTCATACTTGAATAGTCGCGGTTTATTTGTCGACGAAATTCAGCGCTATTCGGCGGAGATGGTGTCACTGTTCCTTAAATTGTTGCCGGAAACGGCGTTTTGTAAGTCAACGATTTTCTGGTCTTCAAAGAGTCAGCGTGGCGCGCCATTTTAG
- a CDS encoding DegT/DnrJ/EryC1/StrS family aminotransferase translates to MKPIPLSKPFLGAEEVAEVTAVLQSGWVTQGPKVQAFEEAFACYVGAQHACAVSSCTTALHLALLTVGVQPGDVVVTVSHSYIATSNAIRHCQAEPVFVDVDSDTFTLSPQALETLLRDKFDDVGGELYYRDIDALMLEESPLHHVRGRLGRLGALLVVHQIGMPCDMQRINALARAYQLPVVEDAACAVGSEHCIDQRWQKIGSPSGAIACFSFHPRKVLTTGDGGMLTTNNHHYDQQFRTLRHHGMCVSDLERHHANEVTVAEHTTTGYNYRMTDIQAAVGLAQLQRMPEFIGRRVEMAALYRKKLAEIDWLNPPFEPSYARPNWQSYAVTMLAHAPLSQQAFLQHLKEQGISAQPGIMNAHQQRPYCRQGYQLPESEAARRQVVLLPCYHGLSDEDINEVVEVIKRCAS, encoded by the coding sequence ATGAAGCCTATCCCACTGTCTAAGCCCTTTCTAGGCGCAGAGGAGGTCGCTGAGGTAACGGCGGTACTGCAATCAGGGTGGGTGACCCAGGGGCCGAAAGTGCAGGCGTTTGAAGAGGCTTTTGCCTGCTATGTGGGGGCTCAACACGCCTGCGCCGTGTCCAGCTGCACAACAGCTCTGCATCTTGCGTTGCTCACAGTCGGTGTACAGCCGGGTGATGTCGTAGTGACGGTGAGCCACTCTTATATCGCCACCAGCAATGCTATTCGTCACTGCCAAGCGGAGCCAGTCTTTGTCGATGTTGATTCCGACACTTTCACGCTCAGCCCGCAAGCATTGGAAACATTGTTACGAGATAAATTCGATGACGTTGGGGGCGAGCTCTATTACCGAGATATTGATGCGTTGATGTTAGAAGAATCCCCCTTGCATCATGTAAGGGGCAGGTTGGGTCGATTAGGGGCTTTGCTGGTTGTCCATCAGATTGGTATGCCCTGTGATATGCAGCGTATTAATGCGCTAGCTCGAGCGTATCAGCTACCGGTTGTAGAAGATGCGGCCTGTGCGGTTGGTTCAGAGCATTGTATTGATCAGCGTTGGCAAAAAATAGGCTCTCCATCGGGTGCTATTGCTTGCTTCTCCTTTCATCCCCGCAAAGTTTTAACGACAGGTGATGGGGGGATGCTGACGACAAACAATCACCACTACGACCAACAGTTTCGTACTTTGCGCCATCATGGCATGTGCGTGAGCGATCTTGAGCGGCATCATGCAAATGAAGTGACCGTCGCCGAGCACACGACGACGGGTTACAACTACAGGATGACTGACATTCAAGCTGCTGTTGGGTTGGCACAGCTGCAAAGGATGCCGGAATTTATCGGCAGGCGTGTTGAAATGGCGGCGTTGTACCGTAAAAAATTAGCAGAAATTGATTGGCTTAATCCGCCGTTTGAGCCGTCGTATGCTCGTCCCAATTGGCAGAGTTACGCCGTGACAATGTTGGCACATGCCCCGCTAAGCCAGCAGGCATTCTTGCAACACCTGAAGGAGCAGGGCATATCCGCGCAACCCGGTATTATGAATGCCCATCAACAGCGCCCCTATTGTCGGCAAGGTTATCAACTACCGGAGAGTGAGGCTGCGCGGAGGCAGGTAGTGTTACTGCCCTGCTATCACGGTTTAAGTGATGAAGATATTAACGAGGTCGTTGAGGTGATTAAGCGATGCGCCTCGTAA